The region AGGCTTAAATTTTAAAATGAATTAAAACAAGCCTCGTTAAATTTAATCTCGCCGCTTAGAGCGATAAAATTTCATAAATTTAAAAGCGGCGCTATAACTATTCGCGCCGCTCAATTAGAAATTTTAAACCCGCTAGATTTTAAAATTTTACCTCCGCAGAGAGCATGAAGCTTCTACTCTCGCCGAGCGTTACGCCGTTTGCCGAGCCTAGCACGCTAGTTACGTTAAGACCGCCCGCACCGTCGGCGCTCGCAGGATACATTCCCGCCCAGTACTTTTTGTTAAATACGTTATTTACGTTGAAACGTAGCGTGGTCTTATCGCCCAAAAGACGCTCGCTCGTATATCTGATACCAAGATCGGTAACGAAAAAGCTAGGAGTGTGCTGAGTGTTTAGATCATCCAGATACATCTTGCCGGTGTAGTGGAAATTTGTACTGATCGCAAGCTTGTTTGTGCCCGGGATCTCGTAATCAAACATCAAATTTGCGTTTAGTTTAGGGATGCCGTTTGCAACCTTGCGGTTAGCGCCCTCGATGCTTACGTTATGCATCTTAGGATCGATGTAGGTAAAGCCTCCGAGCACGCTTAAATTTTGCGTAATTCGTCCGCCGCTCATAAACTCAAATCCGCGGTTGCGCTGCTCGCCGTTTATGCCGTAGATCCCCGTAGAGCTATTTAGATACGCGATAGGTCTGCGAATATCGAAATACGCCACGCTAAAATCGATCATATCGGCTACGCGGATCTTAGCACCGATCTCGTGCTGTTTGGAGCGATACGGAGATGTAGAGGCGACCTCACCGTTATGCGGACCGCTATTATAAACATAGGTAGAGCCCTGCTGCAAGCTATCTGCGTAGGTGTAGTAGATACTAGCGTCCTCTATCGGATGGAAAATCAGGCTTCCCGCCCAGCTATAGCCCGAATCGCTATAGGCTTTGACAAGTCTTTGCTGGCGGGCATTGTAGGATTCCTGCCTCATCCACGCCTTAGATGCGCTTAGCATCACGTCAAATTTATCGTTTATCGTGATATCGTCTAACACCGAGACGTTATACATATCCAAAACCGCATAGTGATACAGCCCACTTCCACGCCTAGCGCCGGTGTAATTTAGAATTTTAGGATCGTAGATATTGCCTATAGTAGGTGAAGTGTAGTTGGTGCTCGCGTTTTTATATCTATCCTGCGTCCAGTGATATCCGTTGGTCTGTACGCTAAAATCATGCTCGATATCGCCCGTGTTAAACTGCGTATTAGCCTTGAGATAGCCGCTTGGCAGATCGAATCTATATGCCGCCGTAGCACCGCCGCTGTGTCTGGTTTGATAATCGCCCGGCTTTGTATATTGCGGATGTGTGCTAGGCAAGATATAATTTACAACTCCATGAGTATCACGATCGGCGCGCTGAAACTGAAAGCCGCCCTCTAAATACCATTTATCGGTAGGCGTAAATTTAAATTTCGCGCTTGCGGTAGTGGTTTTTAGATGCATTCCTCCAAAGCTCTGCCCAAGACCGCGTTTTGAAGAATCTACCGCCTTTGGAAGCTCCATGCCGTCTACAATCTTACCGTCTCGCACGCCGAGAGCAAACTGCCCCGCAAAGCCTTTAGTATTGTGCTCATAATAGCTTGCCGCGGTTTCAAAAGTAAGATCGCCCGTCGGATAAAATTCCATCGTGACGCTGGCTAAGCGACGCTGTAAATTTGAACCCTTCGGTTGTCTGTCGCCGTTTGATCCGTAAAATACCGCGCGGTAGCCGAATTTTTCAAATTTATCGGATAGATCAAGACCAAGCCCCAGGTTGCTTCGCGACATATAATCGCTCCAAATTATGTATTGATCTTTTACAGGGCGCTTGCGCGTGTAACTGAAAATTCCGACCGGATTTTGCGCGCCGTAGAGCGAGCCCGCGACGCCGTTTTGTACCTGAAAGCTCTCAAACATCGCCATCGGAATCGCCGTCGTCGAAATCGTATAAAAGCCGTCCCAGAAGCTGTTGCCTACGACGCTGCCCTCAAAGCCGCGCGTCTGCGGGCGTCCGACCGTAGCGCCGCCGCGCATCTGAATCTGCGCGGACGGGAAGTATTTGACCGCCTCCTCGTAGCCGGTGACGCCTTGGTGATTCATGATCTCCTTGCTAATCGTGTTGATCTGATACGGAAGATCCAAAGCGCGCTTGCCCGCAAGCAGACCATGCTGCACGTTTTTGCTCAAAAAGCCCTCGTCGATGCCGCTCTCGCTGATATTATCGCCGACGGAATTTACCTCG is a window of uncultured Campylobacter sp. DNA encoding:
- a CDS encoding TonB-dependent receptor — its product is MKFKISLAACMCLLCGSLAAAQSGGNSAPEKSQNMGVIEVNSVGDNISESGIDEGFLSKNVQHGLLAGKRALDLPYQINTISKEIMNHQGVTGYEEAVKYFPSAQIQMRGGATVGRPQTRGFEGSVVGNSFWDGFYTISTTAIPMAMFESFQVQNGVAGSLYGAQNPVGIFSYTRKRPVKDQYIIWSDYMSRSNLGLGLDLSDKFEKFGYRAVFYGSNGDRQPKGSNLQRRLASVTMEFYPTGDLTFETAASYYEHNTKGFAGQFALGVRDGKIVDGMELPKAVDSSKRGLGQSFGGMHLKTTTASAKFKFTPTDKWYLEGGFQFQRADRDTHGVVNYILPSTHPQYTKPGDYQTRHSGGATAAYRFDLPSGYLKANTQFNTGDIEHDFSVQTNGYHWTQDRYKNASTNYTSPTIGNIYDPKILNYTGARRGSGLYHYAVLDMYNVSVLDDITINDKFDVMLSASKAWMRQESYNARQQRLVKAYSDSGYSWAGSLIFHPIEDASIYYTYADSLQQGSTYVYNSGPHNGEVASTSPYRSKQHEIGAKIRVADMIDFSVAYFDIRRPIAYLNSSTGIYGINGEQRNRGFEFMSGGRITQNLSVLGGFTYIDPKMHNVSIEGANRKVANGIPKLNANLMFDYEIPGTNKLAISTNFHYTGKMYLDDLNTQHTPSFFVTDLGIRYTSERLLGDKTTLRFNVNNVFNKKYWAGMYPASADGAGGLNVTSVLGSANGVTLGESRSFMLSAEVKF